The Desulfovibrio intestinalis DNA segment TTTACCCGGTATTTTTGACGTAAAAGAACGCATGAAGCAATGCAGGGCATGTATTTACCTTCTATAACAGGCTTTGCTTGCGTCTCACTGCGCTTGCGGTTAGATTTGTTCCCTTTGCCGGACAACGCGTGCCGTGCAAAACACTGCCCGGCGACACATGGCTGCCGCCTTTTTCAAGGAGTGTGTATGACAGCCCCAGAACCGAAGCCCGCCGCCGTTCCCGGCGAGGGCTTCACCCCTGACTTCAGCAAAGGTCTTCTGCCAGCCATAGCGCAGGACCACGCCAGTGGCGAGGTTCTCATGTTGGCCTATATGAATGAAGAGGCATGGCGCAAGACCCTTGAAACCGGCGAGGCCCATTACTGGAGCCGCAGCCGCAAGCAGCTCTGGCACAAGGGCGGCACATCCGGCCATGTGCAGAAAGTTTGCTCAGTGCGGCTGGATTGTGACAGTGACACGGTACTGCTGCAGGTGGAACAGATTGGCGGCGCGGCCTGTCATACGGGGCGGCGCACCTGTTTTTACCGGGAATGGAAGGACGGCGCAGCAAGCATTTGCGCCCCTATGGTTTTTGACCCTGAAAAAGTCTACGGCGTATAATAAGGACAGCATCATGAGCGCGGATATGAAGCCCATCATCAAACTGGGCGTGCCCAAGGGTTCGCTGGAAGAAGCCACTATCAATCTTTTTGAACGCGCGGGCTGGAAAATCCGCAAGCATACGCGCAACTATTTTCCAGATATCAACGACCCCGACATTACGGCTTCATTGTGCCGCGTGCAGGAAATTGGCGGCTATATTGAGGCAGGCGTGCTGGACGTGGGCATCACTGGCCTGGACTGGCTGACCGAAAGCAACCACGACGGCAACGTCGTGCACGTCTCTGACCTTGTGTACTCCAAGACCTCCAACAGGCCCTGCCGCTGGGTGCTGGCTGTGGCGGGCGACGCCCCCTACCGCACCGCCGCCGACCTGGCCGGAAAGCGCATCGCCACAGAACTGGAAGGCATGACCCGCCGCTACTTTGAAAATGCTGGCGTGAAAGTGGACGTTTTTTATTCCTGGGGCGCTACTGAAGCCAAGGTTGTAGAAGGCCTTGCCGACGCCATCGTGGAAGTGACCGAAACCGGCACGACCATTCGCGCGCACGGATTGCGGATCATTGACGAAGTCATGATTTCCTACCCTGTGCTCATTGCCAACAAGGAAGCCTGGGCCGACCCCCGCAAGCGCGCCAAAATCGAGCAGCTTGACCTGCTGCTTCAGGGCGCACTGCGCGCCGAGAATCTGGTGGCGCTCAAGATGAACGCCCCGTCAGACAACCTTGCGGCCATTCTTGAGATGCTGCCGTCGCTCAATTCCCCCACGGTATCCCCCCTGCGGGACGAAAAATGGCTTTCCGTTGAATCCGTGGTACAGATCGACGTGGTGCGCGACCTTATCCCGCGCCTACGCGAGGCCGGAGCCGAGGGCATTATTGAGTTCGCTCTGAACAAGGTCATCTAGCAACATGATAAGGGCGGCCTGCGCAGAAGCGCGGGCCGCCCTTTTTCCTTTTCAGCCCAGCACCACATTTTGTGGCAGCCGTGCCGCCTGCAATTTCCCCGTCCATACAAGGAGCTCTCATGAGTAATGACGCCAGCCGCGATTTTATTGACAATCTGCCCGAGCTTGGCCCGGACGAAACCTTCTGCTTTGACTGCAACCCCGACGTGCCCTGCTTCAATCGCTGCTGTGCGGAACTTACCCTGCCGCTCACCCCTTACGACATTTCGCGCCTGCGCCGGAACCTTGGCATGAGCAGCGAGGCTTTTCTTAATACCTTTACTACCCTGCGCTCATTCCCCGACACGGGCTTTCCCCTGCCCATGCTGCGCATGCTGGACGGACCGGAAGAACCATGTCCTTTTGTGACGCCCGCGGGTTGTTCCGTGTATGAAGACAGGCCCGGCGCCTGCCGCTATTACCCCATCGGGCGCGGCACAAAAATGGCTGCCGACGGCATCGCCGAACGATTTTTTCTTGTGCGTGAATCCCATTGCCACGGCTTCGACAAAGGCACCAGCCGCACACCGCACCAGTGGATGGAAAACGAAGAATTGCAGGCCTTCAACGAAGCCAACGACCGCTACATGCGCCTCATGGCGCTGGTACGCGCCAGCGGCAAACCCCTGGATGCGCGCATGGCCACCACAACGGTGCTTTGCCTCTTTCAGCTCGACAAATTCCGTGAACTTATCGCGGCCATGAAAATATTCAGCCATGTAGACGTAAGCGAATCACGCAAAGCAGCCATTATGGAAGACAGCCAGGACGGGGACGTGGCGGCCCTGTACTTTGCGCTGGATTGGCTGGAACTGATGCTTTTCGGGCAAAGTCAGGGCCTTGCAAAAAAACAATTATGAGTTTTTTTTCACAATAACACGACAACCCTATAACTTTCACAC contains these protein-coding regions:
- the hisI gene encoding phosphoribosyl-AMP cyclohydrolase, with amino-acid sequence MTAPEPKPAAVPGEGFTPDFSKGLLPAIAQDHASGEVLMLAYMNEEAWRKTLETGEAHYWSRSRKQLWHKGGTSGHVQKVCSVRLDCDSDTVLLQVEQIGGAACHTGRRTCFYREWKDGAASICAPMVFDPEKVYGV
- the hisG gene encoding ATP phosphoribosyltransferase: MSADMKPIIKLGVPKGSLEEATINLFERAGWKIRKHTRNYFPDINDPDITASLCRVQEIGGYIEAGVLDVGITGLDWLTESNHDGNVVHVSDLVYSKTSNRPCRWVLAVAGDAPYRTAADLAGKRIATELEGMTRRYFENAGVKVDVFYSWGATEAKVVEGLADAIVEVTETGTTIRAHGLRIIDEVMISYPVLIANKEAWADPRKRAKIEQLDLLLQGALRAENLVALKMNAPSDNLAAILEMLPSLNSPTVSPLRDEKWLSVESVVQIDVVRDLIPRLREAGAEGIIEFALNKVI
- a CDS encoding YkgJ family cysteine cluster protein; translated protein: MSNDASRDFIDNLPELGPDETFCFDCNPDVPCFNRCCAELTLPLTPYDISRLRRNLGMSSEAFLNTFTTLRSFPDTGFPLPMLRMLDGPEEPCPFVTPAGCSVYEDRPGACRYYPIGRGTKMAADGIAERFFLVRESHCHGFDKGTSRTPHQWMENEELQAFNEANDRYMRLMALVRASGKPLDARMATTTVLCLFQLDKFRELIAAMKIFSHVDVSESRKAAIMEDSQDGDVAALYFALDWLELMLFGQSQGLAKKQL